The proteins below come from a single Chryseobacterium capnotolerans genomic window:
- a CDS encoding resolvase, whose translation MKPLSQFFISSMIVFMGCNSKNKSSEANKTETEVTQKAITFADFKKIKGVENVQDVPFELSTKRDSIQFFVSPNKEAAHLKIAYNKLHNYYGFEEFDDFYSIHYSINNNISNSIEAFVLKSEFTAAFDLTLQGVDLYQIRSSTFKEVHDSKNKSFSKYGTITEVSEQEFTTASKNRINEALIKNPQIKLKEGNWISTENAKETVITQHENVSTEDGTLSNEYIGQSPYLHLEVFKENSVETIDTYYSFYNVKATADFALFTGGYPQILPNKNWISSISSNSEVGSNFEINQYKEQSHNQENLLYINFTNFKIADEKKAFWTNNDTFYAEVYPVNSASSKGKKQKTAFIKIQLKANLL comes from the coding sequence ATGAAACCTTTATCTCAATTCTTTATATCTTCTATGATTGTTTTTATGGGATGTAATTCTAAGAACAAATCATCAGAAGCCAATAAGACAGAAACTGAAGTTACACAGAAGGCCATAACATTTGCCGATTTCAAAAAGATAAAAGGAGTAGAGAATGTACAGGATGTACCTTTTGAATTATCGACTAAGCGGGATTCTATACAGTTTTTTGTATCACCGAATAAAGAGGCTGCCCATCTGAAAATAGCTTATAATAAACTTCATAATTATTACGGATTTGAAGAGTTTGATGACTTCTACTCTATTCATTACAGCATTAATAATAATATTTCAAACAGCATCGAAGCTTTTGTCTTAAAATCAGAATTTACAGCTGCGTTTGATCTGACGTTACAAGGGGTGGATCTTTATCAGATCAGAAGCAGTACATTCAAAGAAGTTCATGATTCAAAAAATAAGTCATTCAGTAAATATGGGACGATAACTGAAGTTTCAGAACAGGAATTTACAACAGCTTCTAAAAATAGAATTAATGAAGCCTTAATAAAAAATCCTCAGATTAAACTAAAAGAAGGCAACTGGATTTCTACAGAAAATGCCAAAGAAACCGTGATTACACAACATGAAAATGTCTCTACAGAAGATGGAACTTTATCCAATGAATATATTGGGCAGTCACCTTATCTGCATCTGGAAGTTTTCAAGGAAAACTCAGTAGAGACTATAGATACATACTATTCTTTTTATAATGTAAAAGCAACAGCAGATTTTGCTTTGTTTACAGGGGGATATCCACAGATTCTTCCCAATAAGAACTGGATTTCTTCTATCTCTTCAAATAGTGAGGTAGGAAGTAATTTTGAGATCAATCAATATAAGGAGCAAAGCCATAATCAGGAAAACCTTTTGTATATCAACTTTACTAATTTCAAAATTGCTGACGAAAAGAAAGCTTTCTGGACGAATAATGACACCTTCTATGCTGAAGTATATCCTGTCAATTCTGCTTCATCCAAGGGTAAAAAGCAAAAGACAGCTTTCATAAAAATTCAGTTAAAAGCTAATCTATTGTAG
- a CDS encoding response regulator transcription factor has protein sequence MIKVAITDDHPLLLEGLKNILGNNESIDVVDCYKNASEMNAGLKKQAVDILLLDINLADINSIELIKPLKKKYENLQIIMLSVHNELPVINSTLAEGALGYIQKNASVSEILEGINAVYTGNQFLCSQTRSVLEKKSADGLNQVPKLTRREKEILAEAAKGLTTNQMAEKLFISPHTVESHRKNLIEKFQTSNLSSAIKLAIEYGLIIE, from the coding sequence ATGATAAAAGTAGCCATAACAGACGATCATCCGCTTCTATTGGAAGGGTTGAAGAATATTTTAGGAAATAATGAGAGCATAGATGTGGTAGATTGCTACAAAAATGCTTCGGAAATGAATGCAGGCTTGAAAAAACAAGCTGTTGACATTTTACTGCTAGATATTAACCTGGCAGACATCAACAGTATCGAACTGATAAAGCCTTTAAAGAAAAAATACGAAAATCTTCAGATTATTATGTTGAGTGTTCACAATGAACTGCCTGTCATCAACAGTACTTTAGCTGAAGGAGCTTTAGGATACATTCAAAAAAATGCTTCCGTTTCTGAAATCCTGGAAGGAATTAATGCCGTATATACTGGCAATCAGTTTTTATGCTCACAAACAAGGTCTGTCTTGGAGAAAAAATCAGCTGATGGATTAAACCAGGTTCCCAAACTAACCCGAAGAGAAAAAGAAATTCTGGCCGAAGCTGCCAAAGGGCTTACCACCAATCAGATGGCAGAAAAGCTTTTCATCAGCCCACACACTGTAGAAAGCCACCGAAAAAATCTTATTGAAAAATTTCAGACTTCTAATCTTAGTTCAGCCATTAAACTGGCCATAGAATACGGCCTGATTATAGAATAA
- a CDS encoding ATP-binding protein, producing MYRLLFIFTLCIFPFFVQAQGVLNKLEKEYNNASDKTIEQLSLAPRYATALFFHKFKPKSYQILAYNISIATKQTDGKYATILYAVQAMNYRLDNKEAESSKSLEMARVYSLKTNSNEAKGYMEYAKGWILTRNNKITDAVAAYLKAINYYENSPTTSTLYGRFGNVAKELSAIYSNLNEYQLEEKYSKQFLLLASKQNDPNLIFDAYMRMGYMYEQKYAQNPSDIQLRNKTEQYYLQAITTFNKNSEAMLNKSNLSYAAINLANLYTEFNPDKAMQYAQLANKVSLETGDPIHIASSFGILAELAIQDKNYDVAKSYFLKASMEIGKSPVRDHNIELSILESLSRISEEQGNYKEALTYYKSYVDKYKSVYDQEKLDITKRLESQFEKERQEQKYIKLQLESDKKAQQIKLINILRAQREQVYNNLKLVEENQRERLKFSELESEKKEQQLRLAKLETQQKNNDINSYKKLLAFKEKINTYYIVFIFIFIVLIFLLLYAYKQRVKSIKQRDELHALAMEKEKQNSKISTLTALLEGQEQERGRLARDLHDGLGGLLSGTKLQLSILDPQQSENIEDGISKSITQIDGAVEELRRVAHNLMPDLLMKYGLVAAIQEFALRMSNSALNIHTEFINYSNSLSEEKQLLIYRVIQELVNNAIKHAKASEIIIQISEEDKILNLTVEDDGKGFDPANLDFRKTAGFHNIESRVQFLKGTMNINSQLNIGTSIELQIPIH from the coding sequence ATGTACAGGTTATTATTCATATTCACTTTATGTATTTTTCCGTTTTTTGTTCAGGCACAGGGTGTTTTAAACAAATTAGAGAAGGAATATAATAATGCTTCAGACAAAACAATAGAGCAGCTGAGTCTGGCTCCCCGATATGCTACGGCCTTATTTTTTCATAAATTCAAACCGAAATCCTACCAGATTTTGGCCTATAATATTTCCATTGCCACAAAACAGACTGATGGAAAATATGCCACTATTTTGTATGCTGTTCAGGCAATGAATTACAGACTGGATAATAAAGAAGCTGAGTCTTCAAAAAGTCTTGAGATGGCCAGGGTATATAGCTTGAAGACGAATAGCAATGAGGCGAAAGGTTATATGGAGTATGCAAAAGGCTGGATTCTCACTCGTAATAATAAAATCACAGATGCTGTTGCGGCTTATCTGAAAGCAATTAACTATTATGAAAATTCGCCAACAACGTCTACACTGTATGGAAGATTTGGTAATGTAGCTAAAGAATTATCTGCAATTTATTCCAACCTGAACGAATATCAGCTGGAAGAAAAATACAGCAAACAGTTTCTACTATTGGCATCCAAACAAAATGATCCAAACCTGATCTTTGATGCGTATATGCGAATGGGCTACATGTATGAACAAAAGTACGCTCAAAACCCATCTGATATCCAACTGAGAAATAAAACAGAGCAATACTATCTGCAGGCGATTACGACTTTCAATAAAAATAGTGAAGCGATGCTTAATAAGAGCAATCTTTCCTATGCAGCCATTAATTTAGCCAATTTATATACGGAATTTAACCCTGATAAAGCCATGCAATACGCTCAACTGGCCAACAAGGTAAGTCTGGAAACCGGTGATCCTATTCATATTGCTTCTTCATTTGGGATTTTGGCAGAACTGGCCATTCAGGATAAAAATTACGATGTAGCAAAGTCTTACTTTCTGAAAGCCTCCATGGAAATTGGGAAAAGCCCGGTTAGAGATCATAATATAGAATTATCTATTCTTGAATCGTTATCAAGAATTAGTGAAGAACAAGGCAATTATAAAGAAGCATTGACTTATTATAAAAGTTATGTAGATAAATACAAAAGTGTTTATGATCAAGAAAAACTGGATATTACCAAAAGATTAGAGTCACAGTTTGAAAAAGAACGACAGGAACAGAAGTATATAAAACTGCAACTGGAAAGTGATAAGAAAGCACAGCAAATTAAGTTGATCAACATCCTGAGAGCACAGAGAGAGCAAGTATACAATAACTTAAAACTGGTAGAAGAAAATCAGCGTGAACGGTTAAAATTTTCAGAACTGGAGTCAGAGAAAAAAGAACAGCAGCTCCGTTTGGCAAAACTGGAAACCCAACAAAAGAATAATGATATCAACAGTTATAAAAAGCTGCTGGCCTTCAAAGAAAAGATCAATACCTATTATATTGTTTTTATCTTCATCTTCATCGTCCTGATTTTCTTATTGCTTTATGCCTATAAACAGCGTGTAAAATCGATTAAACAAAGGGATGAGCTGCATGCTTTAGCCATGGAAAAAGAAAAACAAAACTCCAAAATCTCCACGCTTACTGCATTGCTGGAAGGGCAGGAACAAGAGCGTGGCCGTCTGGCAAGGGATCTTCATGATGGATTAGGAGGTTTACTTTCAGGAACTAAACTTCAGTTGTCTATTTTAGATCCTCAGCAATCTGAAAATATAGAAGATGGAATTTCAAAATCAATTACCCAGATTGATGGAGCTGTGGAAGAGCTAAGAAGGGTAGCTCATAATTTAATGCCTGATTTATTAATGAAATACGGTTTGGTAGCAGCCATTCAGGAATTTGCTTTAAGGATGTCCAACAGTGCATTAAACATTCATACCGAATTTATCAATTACAGTAATTCCTTATCGGAAGAAAAACAATTGCTTATTTACAGAGTCATTCAGGAATTGGTCAACAATGCTATAAAACATGCCAAAGCCTCAGAAATTATCATCCAGATCAGTGAAGAAGATAAAATATTAAACCTTACAGTAGAAGATGATGGGAAAGGGTTTGATCCTGCCAATTTAGACTTTAGAAAAACAGCAGGTTTTCATAATATAGAATCAAGAGTACAATTTTTAAAAGGAACAATGAATATCAACTCCCAATTGAATATTGGTACGAGTATAGAGCTTCAGATTCCTATTCATTAA